A stretch of the Sorangium aterium genome encodes the following:
- a CDS encoding DUF3341 domain-containing protein, whose product MRRGLLAEFETPEAMLRAIAELRSRGYRRLDAFTPYPIHGIDEALGLRRSPLNWIILPLALAGTAGGYLVQWFCNAYDYPLIVGGRPAHAALAFIPITFEMMVLSSALTGFVVLLVLARLPELWHPVFDVPGFERASIDRFWVGIDARDPALISPITERDLTELGAVTVAWAGKERS is encoded by the coding sequence ATGAGGAGAGGACTGCTCGCCGAGTTCGAGACGCCCGAGGCGATGCTCCGGGCGATCGCGGAGCTCAGGAGCCGGGGATACCGGCGGCTCGACGCGTTCACGCCGTACCCGATCCACGGCATCGACGAGGCGCTCGGGCTCCGCCGCTCGCCGCTCAACTGGATCATCCTGCCCTTGGCGCTCGCGGGCACCGCGGGCGGCTACCTCGTCCAGTGGTTTTGCAATGCGTACGACTACCCGCTCATCGTGGGCGGGCGGCCGGCGCACGCGGCCCTGGCCTTCATACCTATCACCTTCGAGATGATGGTGCTCTCGTCCGCCCTCACCGGGTTCGTCGTGCTGCTCGTCCTCGCCCGGCTGCCCGAGCTCTGGCACCCGGTGTTCGACGTCCCCGGGTTCGAGCGCGCGTCCATCGATCGGTTCTGGGTCGGCATCGACGCCCGCGATCCAGCGCTCATCAGCCCCATCACCGAGCGAGATCTCACCGAGCTCGGCGCCGTCACGGTGGCCTGGGCCGGAAAGGAGCGCTCATGA
- a CDS encoding c-type cytochrome produces MTRGWLLSLSCLAAALCLSCTPVTTADAEPGDADLLDLERMLRQRRFAPYQPTDLFDDGSVMRPPPAGAVPNDRVTGDPGLTHGFTGETYVARIPVPVTIELLQYGKERFEIHCAACHGVAGDGESEVARNMTLRRPPSLVDTRVQAFPPGRIYRVIVEGYGLMRSYETQVPLMERWAIVAYVKALGKSRATALDALPPPLRERARKELQ; encoded by the coding sequence ATGACGCGCGGATGGCTCCTCTCGCTCTCCTGCCTGGCCGCGGCGCTCTGCCTCTCGTGCACGCCGGTGACCACGGCCGACGCCGAGCCCGGCGACGCTGACCTGCTGGATCTCGAGCGCATGCTCCGCCAGCGGCGCTTCGCGCCCTACCAGCCGACAGACCTCTTCGACGACGGCTCGGTCATGCGCCCCCCGCCGGCGGGCGCCGTGCCGAACGACCGCGTGACCGGCGATCCCGGGCTCACCCACGGGTTCACGGGTGAAACGTACGTGGCGCGCATCCCGGTCCCGGTGACCATCGAGCTGCTCCAGTACGGGAAGGAGCGCTTCGAGATCCACTGCGCCGCCTGCCACGGGGTCGCCGGAGATGGAGAGTCGGAGGTCGCGCGCAACATGACGCTGCGGCGCCCGCCGTCCCTCGTCGACACGCGCGTGCAGGCGTTCCCGCCCGGCCGCATCTACCGGGTCATCGTCGAGGGCTACGGCCTCATGCGCTCGTACGAGACGCAGGTCCCGCTGATGGAGCGCTGGGCGATCGTGGCCTATGTGAAGGCACTCGGGAAGAGCCGCGCCACCGCGCTCGACGCGCTCCCCCCGCCCCTCCGCGAGCGCGCCCGGAAGGAGCTCCAGTGA
- a CDS encoding SCO family protein, translating to MRMHHLSTTAFLALVLARAPVAAAAEPPSLPPAAREADIEERLGSAIDTALPFTDMDGRRAPLAEHFDGRRPVLLVLAYYRCPTLCGLVLRGLVAGMAKLDYRLGEDYRALTVSFDPRDTPATAARKRTAALSALGLAGAPTPETWPFLTGALPEIRALAGDLGFRFAYDPQTEQYAHPAAVFVLTPQGRISRILYGIEFSPLDLRLSLLEASRGQIGTPLERVLMTCYRYDPASRRYGPYVAGFLRLGGAAILAWVAAVVAFFGWQGRQRRRLERAR from the coding sequence ATGAGGATGCACCACCTGTCCACCACGGCGTTTCTCGCGCTCGTGCTCGCGCGCGCGCCGGTCGCGGCCGCCGCCGAGCCGCCGTCGCTCCCGCCCGCCGCGCGCGAGGCCGACATCGAGGAGCGCCTCGGGAGCGCCATCGACACGGCGCTCCCCTTCACCGACATGGATGGGCGGCGCGCCCCGCTCGCCGAGCACTTCGACGGGCGGCGGCCGGTCCTCCTGGTCCTCGCCTATTACCGCTGTCCGACGCTCTGCGGCCTCGTGCTGCGCGGCCTGGTCGCCGGCATGGCGAAGCTCGATTACCGGCTGGGCGAGGACTACCGCGCGCTCACGGTGAGCTTCGATCCGCGGGACACCCCGGCCACGGCGGCGCGGAAGAGGACAGCCGCGCTGTCGGCCCTCGGCCTGGCCGGCGCGCCGACGCCGGAGACCTGGCCCTTCCTGACCGGCGCGCTGCCCGAGATCCGCGCGCTCGCAGGCGATCTCGGCTTCCGGTTCGCGTACGACCCCCAGACGGAGCAGTACGCGCACCCCGCCGCCGTCTTCGTCCTCACGCCGCAGGGCCGCATCTCGCGGATCCTCTATGGCATCGAGTTCTCCCCCCTCGATCTCCGCCTCTCGCTCCTCGAGGCGAGCCGGGGGCAGATAGGCACCCCGCTCGAGCGCGTGCTCATGACGTGTTATCGCTACGACCCCGCGAGCCGCCGGTACGGCCCTTATGTGGCCGGCTTCCTGAGGCTCGGCGGGGCCGCCATCCTGGCCTGGGTCGCCGCGGTGGTCGCCTTCTTCGGCTGGCAAGGGCGGCAGCGCAGGAGACTGGAGCGCGCGCGATGA
- the coxB gene encoding cytochrome c oxidase subunit II: MNELLRQLLFLPEQRSSLAREIDGLHYFVILVTMGGAALITLIGGYFLIRYRRRPQDTPRPHPGAFARPALFLETVSLFALGFLFLTFWTIGTRQFADLRTAPDDALDVYVTGKQWMWKFGYPGGDSEISVLYVPAHRPVRLIMTSRDVIHSFYVPAFRIKQDVIPGRYTTAWFEANEPGAYPILCAEFCGTSHSEMRGQVIALDPVDYERWLAGGLASAPAFAQKAAAEAENELAEAEPTMPSRGELAAAKHGCLRCHTLDGTPHVGPSWAGLYRAVVPLESGGERVADEAYITESIMDPLAALHRGFPPVMPSYLGQIAPPDVAAIIELMKSIRDVPHGPDVPWDGGVPGSSVTPEGVTP, from the coding sequence ATGAACGAGCTGCTGCGCCAGCTGCTCTTCTTGCCCGAGCAGCGCTCCTCGCTGGCCCGCGAGATCGACGGGCTGCACTACTTCGTCATCCTGGTGACGATGGGCGGCGCCGCCCTCATCACGCTCATCGGCGGGTATTTCCTGATCCGCTATCGCCGGCGGCCCCAGGACACGCCGCGGCCGCACCCCGGGGCGTTCGCCCGGCCGGCGCTCTTCCTCGAGACGGTGTCGCTCTTCGCGCTGGGCTTCCTCTTCCTCACGTTCTGGACCATCGGCACGCGCCAGTTCGCCGACCTGCGCACGGCGCCGGACGACGCGCTCGACGTCTATGTCACGGGCAAGCAGTGGATGTGGAAGTTCGGTTATCCGGGGGGAGACAGCGAGATCTCGGTGCTCTACGTCCCCGCGCACAGGCCGGTCCGGCTCATCATGACGTCGCGCGACGTCATCCACAGCTTCTACGTGCCCGCGTTCCGCATCAAGCAGGACGTCATCCCTGGCCGGTACACAACGGCCTGGTTCGAGGCGAACGAGCCCGGCGCTTATCCCATCCTGTGCGCGGAGTTCTGCGGCACGAGCCACTCCGAGATGCGCGGCCAGGTGATCGCGCTCGACCCGGTCGACTACGAGCGCTGGCTCGCGGGCGGCCTGGCGAGCGCCCCGGCGTTCGCGCAGAAGGCCGCCGCCGAGGCGGAGAACGAGCTCGCCGAGGCGGAGCCGACGATGCCGAGCCGCGGCGAGCTCGCCGCCGCGAAGCACGGCTGCCTCCGCTGCCACACCCTCGACGGAACACCGCACGTCGGCCCGAGCTGGGCCGGGCTCTACCGCGCCGTCGTGCCGCTCGAGTCCGGCGGCGAGCGCGTCGCCGACGAGGCCTACATCACGGAGTCGATCATGGATCCGCTCGCCGCGCTGCACCGCGGGTTCCCGCCGGTCATGCCGTCCTACCTCGGACAGATCGCGCCGCCCGACGTCGCCGCGATCATCGAGCTCATGAAATCGATCCGCGACGTCCCTCACGGCCCCGACGTGCCGTGGGACGGCGGGGTCCCCGGGAGCAGCGTCACGCCGGAGGGGGTAACGCCATGA
- a CDS encoding cytochrome c oxidase subunit I: protein MMAHEVEGTAPVHGAHEVDYLRAGAGVRSWLLTTDHKRIGLMFYVLVVLMLLLGGAFALVLRTELLTPGPTVISAAIYNRMFTLHGVVMVWLFMIPSIPNIFGNFVLPIMIGAKDLAFPRLNLASLYVYAIGAVVTLAATIAGGADTGWTFYPPYSTTTPAGVLPVVIGIFILGVSSIMTAVNFIATTHTMRARGISWGRVPLFVWAIYSTSIIMLLATPVLGLTILLVGLDHVYHFGVFDPTLGGDPVLFQHLFWFYSHPAVYIMVLPALGVISEVVCTFAQRQPASYWAIALSSFGIALIGFAGWGHHMFVAGMSELDAGIFGAFSMFIAIFSAIKVFTWVATLHRGAIQFNTPMLYFFWFLFLFVFGGMTGVAVATQSLDVHWHDTYFVVAHFHFIMVGGTLTAFLAAAHYWFPKMFGRAYSEPMGLLTSFGVFLGFILTFLPQFLAGNAGMPRRYYSYPAQYQWLNVLSTGGAYLLAGALVLALLNLLIALRWGPRASANPWRSRSYEWMTPPIPPEHNFPVTPVIDRGPYDYHLTEEEAHARVSTAR from the coding sequence ATGATGGCCCACGAGGTCGAGGGGACAGCGCCCGTCCACGGCGCGCACGAGGTCGATTATCTTCGCGCCGGCGCGGGCGTGCGATCGTGGCTGCTCACGACCGATCACAAGCGCATCGGGCTCATGTTTTACGTGCTCGTTGTGCTGATGCTCCTGCTCGGCGGCGCCTTCGCGCTGGTCCTCCGGACCGAGCTCTTGACCCCCGGGCCCACCGTGATCAGCGCGGCGATCTACAACCGCATGTTCACGCTCCACGGCGTGGTCATGGTCTGGCTCTTCATGATCCCGTCGATCCCGAACATCTTCGGGAACTTCGTCCTCCCGATCATGATCGGCGCCAAGGATCTCGCCTTCCCGCGCCTCAACCTGGCGAGCCTCTACGTCTACGCGATCGGCGCCGTCGTCACGCTGGCGGCGACGATCGCCGGGGGCGCCGACACCGGCTGGACGTTCTACCCGCCGTACAGCACGACCACGCCCGCGGGCGTCCTTCCGGTCGTGATCGGCATCTTCATCCTCGGCGTCTCGTCGATCATGACGGCGGTGAACTTCATCGCCACGACCCACACGATGCGGGCCCGCGGGATCAGCTGGGGGCGAGTGCCGCTCTTCGTGTGGGCCATCTACAGCACGAGCATCATCATGCTGCTCGCGACGCCCGTCCTCGGCCTGACGATCCTGCTCGTCGGGCTGGACCACGTCTACCATTTCGGCGTCTTCGATCCGACGCTCGGCGGCGATCCCGTGCTGTTCCAGCACCTGTTCTGGTTCTACTCCCACCCTGCCGTCTACATCATGGTGCTCCCGGCGCTCGGGGTCATCAGCGAGGTGGTCTGCACCTTCGCGCAGCGGCAGCCGGCGTCCTACTGGGCGATCGCCCTCTCGTCGTTCGGCATCGCGCTGATCGGGTTCGCGGGGTGGGGGCACCACATGTTCGTGGCCGGGATGAGCGAGCTCGACGCCGGGATCTTCGGCGCGTTCTCGATGTTCATCGCCATCTTCTCCGCCATCAAGGTCTTCACCTGGGTGGCGACGCTGCACAGGGGGGCCATCCAGTTCAACACCCCGATGCTCTATTTCTTCTGGTTCCTGTTCCTCTTCGTCTTCGGCGGCATGACGGGCGTCGCCGTGGCCACGCAGTCGCTCGACGTCCACTGGCACGACACCTATTTCGTCGTCGCCCACTTCCATTTCATCATGGTGGGCGGCACGCTCACCGCGTTCCTCGCGGCGGCGCACTACTGGTTCCCCAAGATGTTCGGCCGCGCCTACTCGGAGCCGATGGGGCTGCTCACGTCGTTCGGGGTGTTCCTTGGGTTCATCCTGACGTTCCTCCCCCAGTTCCTGGCGGGCAACGCCGGGATGCCGCGCCGCTATTACAGCTATCCGGCGCAGTACCAGTGGCTGAACGTCCTCTCGACGGGCGGGGCCTACCTGCTCGCGGGCGCGCTCGTGCTCGCGCTGCTCAACCTCCTCATCGCCCTGCGCTGGGGGCCGCGCGCCAGCGCCAATCCATGGAGGTCCCGGAGCTACGAGTGGATGACGCCGCCCATCCCGCCGGAGCACAACTTCCCCGTGACGCCGGTCATCGATCGCGGCCCGTACGATTACCACCTGACCGAAGAGGAAGCCCATGCCCGAGTCTCAACCGCCCGCTGA
- a CDS encoding cytochrome c oxidase subunit 3 — translation MPESQPPAEQLAPARLAMQFEDLEKQTHAAHFGMWIFLASEVLLFAGLFALYASYRAVFGHEFSAGVAHNNAVIGTSNTAILLTSSLLVALSVYAVRLDRPTMAGRLLLGAIALGLAFLVLKGVEYTQHFHEGIFPGSAYRFEELPQAGAKMFFTLYFLTTGLHAIHVTAGLVVLGWLTWGCFRRRYGAGNDTHIELGGLYWHLVDVIWIFLWPMLYLMH, via the coding sequence ATGCCCGAGTCTCAACCGCCCGCTGAGCAGCTCGCGCCGGCGCGGCTGGCCATGCAGTTCGAGGATCTCGAGAAGCAGACCCACGCCGCGCATTTCGGCATGTGGATCTTCCTCGCCAGCGAGGTCCTGCTCTTCGCCGGGCTCTTCGCCCTCTACGCCTCCTACCGCGCGGTCTTCGGTCACGAGTTCAGCGCCGGCGTCGCGCACAACAACGCCGTCATCGGGACCTCGAACACAGCGATCCTCCTGACGAGCAGCCTGCTCGTCGCGCTGAGCGTCTACGCCGTGCGCCTCGACCGGCCCACGATGGCCGGCCGCCTCCTGCTCGGCGCCATCGCGCTCGGCCTCGCCTTCCTCGTGCTGAAGGGCGTCGAGTACACCCAGCACTTCCACGAGGGGATCTTCCCCGGCTCGGCCTACCGCTTCGAGGAGCTCCCGCAGGCCGGCGCGAAGATGTTCTTCACCCTCTACTTCCTGACGACCGGGCTCCACGCGATCCACGTCACGGCGGGGCTCGTGGTCCTCGGCTGGCTCACGTGGGGGTGCTTCCGGCGCCGGTACGGCGCGGGCAACGACACGCACATCGAGCTCGGCGGCCTCTACTGGCACCTGGTCGACGTGATCTGGATATTCCTCTGGCCGATGCTCTACCTGATGCACTGA
- a CDS encoding cytochrome C oxidase subunit IV family protein, producing MTVKHLSSRTYVIVWLLLMGLTLASYLLSLAHLGEADVVAALLIATVKTLLVLLFFMHLIEQRFTNALPMIVAALLVGLMLTMMLSDVTSRQAILQRPIPLPRPPAATPR from the coding sequence ATGACCGTCAAGCACCTCTCCTCGCGGACCTACGTGATCGTCTGGCTCCTCCTGATGGGGCTGACGCTCGCCTCCTACCTGCTCTCGCTGGCCCACCTCGGCGAGGCCGACGTCGTCGCGGCGCTGCTCATCGCCACGGTGAAGACGCTGCTCGTGCTGCTCTTCTTCATGCACCTCATCGAGCAGCGCTTCACGAACGCCCTCCCCATGATCGTGGCGGCGCTCCTCGTCGGCCTGATGCTCACGATGATGCTCAGCGACGTGACGAGCCGCCAGGCGATCTTGCAGCGGCCGATCCCGCTGCCCCGGCCGCCCGCGGCCACGCCCCGATGA
- a CDS encoding ferritin-like domain-containing protein, with translation MKDAPDAEQDSAADAEAPRGQRAPLPPASDAVRAEWGRRVEAEYRSAAITQHLTLWLIQMGASPDLIDDGLRIVKDELAHARLSHRVHARAGGGALPALRRETLGLRSSGDEPLEMAVARAGVEVFCLGETVAVPLFKVLREGCTVPVARRALDRILRDEVRHRDFGWTLLRYLLEQPCAPAVRQLVERELHSMFTRLRRSYMPPGGAKRAAISDDDRAWGLMPTARYGEILERAVERDYVPRFGEHGLDATAAWRAATAPDRSATPP, from the coding sequence ATGAAGGACGCCCCCGACGCAGAGCAGGACAGCGCCGCTGACGCAGAGGCGCCGCGCGGGCAGCGCGCCCCCCTCCCGCCCGCGAGCGACGCGGTGCGCGCCGAGTGGGGGCGGCGCGTCGAGGCCGAGTACCGCTCGGCGGCGATCACACAGCACCTCACGCTCTGGCTGATCCAGATGGGCGCGTCGCCGGATCTCATCGACGACGGCCTCCGCATCGTCAAGGACGAGCTCGCGCACGCGCGCCTCAGCCATCGCGTCCACGCCCGCGCGGGCGGCGGCGCCTTGCCGGCGCTCCGCCGCGAGACGCTCGGGCTCAGGAGCAGCGGAGACGAGCCGCTCGAGATGGCCGTCGCCCGGGCGGGCGTGGAGGTGTTCTGCCTGGGGGAGACGGTCGCGGTCCCGCTCTTCAAGGTGCTCCGCGAGGGGTGCACCGTGCCTGTCGCGCGCCGGGCGCTCGACCGCATCCTGCGCGACGAGGTGCGGCACCGCGACTTCGGCTGGACGCTGCTCCGTTACCTGCTCGAGCAGCCGTGCGCGCCGGCCGTGCGGCAGCTGGTCGAGCGCGAGCTCCACTCCATGTTCACGCGGCTGCGCAGGAGCTACATGCCCCCTGGCGGCGCGAAGCGCGCGGCGATCTCGGACGACGACCGCGCCTGGGGCCTGATGCCGACCGCTCGGTACGGCGAGATCCTCGAGCGCGCCGTGGAGCGGGACTACGTCCCTCGCTTCGGCGAGCACGGTCTGGATGCGACCGCCGCGTGGCGCGCGGCGACAGCGCCCGATCGGTCCGCCACGCCCCCCTGA
- a CDS encoding aromatic ring-hydroxylating dioxygenase subunit alpha produces the protein MFLREYWYVACASSQLGDAPRAVRVLDRDIVVFRGGGRRPRALADRCCHRGVKLSLGRVTQGALACGYHGWRYSGGGECVHIPSLAGGRRIPERCGVPAFPCAEQDGYVWVWLGESHGGAPPPAPSIDGFAAHRWDQGSVELGCASIKGLENNLDWCHPAFAHPWTHWQFYTALFRGLREELLELRSTPDGMTLRGPVPEDGGAPGQRSQQTLLSFKLPDRVEVRSLGGPSRRIVLHFVPTAPDRCRLEWMIARALPFGARVRFRQEEPAILRQDRILLESAELACAEPGALREHHVEADAPALLLRRILESAARGEWEQRRASLPERRVIRVMA, from the coding sequence ATGTTCCTCAGGGAGTACTGGTATGTTGCCTGTGCGTCCTCGCAGCTCGGGGATGCCCCTCGAGCGGTCCGGGTCCTCGATCGGGACATCGTCGTATTTCGCGGAGGCGGCCGCCGTCCCCGCGCGCTCGCGGATCGCTGCTGCCACCGCGGCGTCAAGCTGTCTCTCGGGCGCGTGACCCAGGGAGCGCTGGCGTGCGGATACCACGGCTGGAGATACAGCGGCGGCGGCGAGTGCGTGCACATCCCGTCGCTCGCGGGGGGCAGGCGCATCCCCGAGAGGTGCGGTGTCCCCGCGTTCCCGTGCGCGGAGCAAGACGGGTATGTGTGGGTCTGGCTCGGCGAGAGCCACGGCGGAGCGCCGCCGCCCGCGCCGAGCATCGACGGCTTTGCGGCGCACCGCTGGGATCAGGGCTCGGTGGAGCTCGGGTGCGCCTCCATCAAAGGCCTGGAGAACAACCTCGACTGGTGTCATCCAGCGTTTGCGCACCCGTGGACTCACTGGCAGTTCTACACCGCGCTCTTCCGCGGCCTGCGCGAGGAGCTCCTCGAGCTGCGGTCTACGCCCGACGGGATGACGCTGCGCGGGCCGGTCCCCGAGGACGGCGGCGCGCCCGGGCAGCGGTCGCAGCAGACGCTGCTCTCGTTCAAGCTCCCCGACCGCGTCGAGGTGCGCTCGCTGGGAGGACCCTCGCGCCGGATCGTCCTGCACTTCGTCCCGACCGCGCCCGATCGGTGCCGCCTGGAGTGGATGATCGCGAGGGCGTTGCCCTTCGGGGCGCGCGTGCGTTTTCGCCAGGAAGAGCCGGCGATCCTCCGGCAGGACCGGATCCTCCTGGAGAGCGCGGAGCTCGCCTGCGCGGAACCGGGGGCCCTCCGCGAGCACCACGTCGAGGCGGACGCACCAGCGCTGCTCCTGCGCCGCATCCTCGAGTCGGCGGCGCGCGGCGAATGGGAGCAGAGGCGAGCGAGCCTGCCGGAGCGGCGGGTGATCCGCGTGATGGCGTGA
- a CDS encoding TetR family transcriptional regulator, producing the protein MKWVRRTKEEAAATREQILDAALRVFSRRGYSAATLQDVAAEAGLTRGAVYWHFKGKVELYSALIGERCAKANEVFAEALSPRYSPLESIERLLTRSLEYLDEDPEYRAVLSITLFKTELTPELEPGFQQKIASARRLVDMVADLVRKGIAAGQIDRATDPRAAALAAVSLVHGATALHLMDPKVLESRAVVRRMVATFLRGLQR; encoded by the coding sequence ATGAAGTGGGTGCGACGGACGAAGGAGGAAGCAGCGGCGACCCGCGAGCAGATCCTCGACGCGGCGCTGCGCGTCTTCAGCCGCAGGGGATACTCGGCGGCGACGCTGCAGGACGTCGCGGCGGAAGCCGGGCTGACGCGGGGCGCGGTCTACTGGCACTTCAAGGGCAAGGTGGAGCTCTACTCGGCGCTGATCGGCGAGCGCTGCGCCAAGGCGAACGAGGTCTTCGCCGAGGCGCTGTCGCCCCGGTACTCGCCGCTCGAATCGATCGAGCGCCTGCTCACGCGATCGCTCGAGTACCTCGACGAAGATCCGGAGTACCGCGCGGTCCTCTCGATCACGCTGTTCAAGACCGAGCTCACGCCCGAGCTCGAGCCAGGATTCCAGCAGAAGATCGCGAGCGCGCGCCGCCTGGTCGACATGGTCGCCGACCTCGTGCGCAAGGGCATAGCGGCCGGCCAGATCGACCGCGCCACCGACCCGAGGGCTGCCGCCCTCGCGGCCGTCAGCCTCGTGCACGGAGCGACCGCGCTGCACCTCATGGACCCGAAGGTGCTGGAGTCGAGGGCCGTCGTGCGCCGCATGGTCGCGACGTTCCTGCGCGGGCTCCAGCGCTGA
- a CDS encoding GNAT family N-acetyltransferase, with amino-acid sequence MIDVRPERAGDEAGIRAVHLAAFPSALEADLVDRLRDAGRAAVSLVAVTDTGIVGHVLFSPVTIAGDGVPGKGVGLAPLAVSPGLEGRGIGSSLARRGIAACRDAGFAFAVVLGSPEYYARFGFKKASLYGLGNEYAADEAFMAIELAHGALERARGVVVYSPEFAVFAT; translated from the coding sequence ATGATCGACGTCAGGCCCGAACGGGCGGGGGATGAAGCGGGGATCCGCGCCGTTCACCTCGCGGCGTTTCCCTCGGCGCTCGAGGCGGATCTCGTGGACAGGCTGCGGGATGCGGGGCGCGCGGCCGTGTCGCTCGTCGCGGTGACGGACACGGGCATCGTCGGACATGTCCTGTTCAGCCCCGTGACGATCGCCGGCGACGGCGTCCCCGGCAAAGGCGTCGGCCTCGCGCCGCTCGCGGTCTCTCCTGGGCTGGAGGGCCGCGGCATCGGCTCTTCGCTGGCGCGACGAGGGATCGCGGCGTGCAGGGACGCCGGCTTCGCGTTCGCCGTCGTCCTCGGATCGCCCGAGTACTACGCGCGGTTCGGGTTCAAGAAGGCAAGCCTGTACGGCCTCGGCAACGAGTACGCGGCGGACGAGGCGTTCATGGCGATCGAGCTCGCGCACGGTGCGCTCGAGCGCGCCCGAGGCGTGGTCGTCTACAGCCCCGAGTTCGCCGTCTTCGCGACCTGA
- a CDS encoding IS4 family transposase: MGSPAAENAAALAEEMSDAPFGDVRLSKRQSKLVQKLAQAPDKSFPSLLSDSELEAAYRFFGNDAVTPAAILAPHVRATLARMEAEPVVLAIHDTTTLSFRSDGQRQGLGRLRSSGQTFFAHFTLAVSGDGVRRPLGVLALSTHVRDEDTTGNEHDRWGEQVEQVAALGCAPHALVHVMDREGDDYGLFAQLLGAGHRFVIRLAHNRLVEAAALGEEAKLEHALAQVQAVAVREVELSPRPAGNRSPQQKRLHPTRAGRLAKLALGSTRVTLRRPRSQPRELPATLSLQVVRVWELEPPPGEAPVEWVLLTNEPVESGEQLTQLVDWYRARWMVEEFFKALKTGCAYEKRQIEDLHGLRNVLALFAPIAWQLLLLRSEARRAPEQPATAVLTPTQLAVLRVFARKPLPENATARDAFLAIAALGGHLRRNGEPGWQTLGRGYEQLLTLVQGWSAAREVGEI; this comes from the coding sequence ATGGGTTCACCCGCAGCAGAGAACGCGGCCGCACTCGCCGAGGAGATGAGCGACGCGCCCTTCGGCGATGTGCGGCTTTCGAAGCGCCAGAGCAAGCTGGTGCAAAAGCTGGCGCAGGCGCCGGACAAGAGCTTCCCCTCGCTGCTGTCCGACAGCGAGCTGGAGGCTGCGTACCGTTTCTTCGGCAACGACGCCGTCACGCCCGCGGCGATCCTGGCTCCGCATGTGCGCGCCACCCTCGCGCGCATGGAGGCCGAGCCGGTCGTGCTCGCCATCCATGACACCACGACCCTCTCCTTCCGCTCGGACGGCCAGCGGCAGGGGCTCGGCCGGCTGCGCTCCTCGGGGCAGACGTTCTTCGCCCACTTCACCTTGGCCGTCAGCGGCGATGGGGTGCGTCGCCCGCTCGGCGTGCTCGCTCTGAGCACGCACGTGCGCGACGAGGACACGACGGGCAACGAGCACGACCGCTGGGGAGAGCAGGTGGAACAGGTCGCTGCCCTGGGCTGTGCTCCGCACGCCTTGGTGCATGTCATGGACCGCGAGGGCGACGACTACGGCCTGTTCGCGCAGCTGCTGGGCGCAGGGCATCGGTTCGTGATCCGGCTGGCACACAATCGCCTCGTCGAGGCCGCCGCCCTCGGAGAGGAGGCGAAACTTGAGCACGCGCTCGCGCAAGTTCAAGCGGTCGCTGTGCGCGAGGTAGAGCTTTCCCCACGGCCGGCGGGCAACCGTAGCCCTCAACAGAAACGCCTGCATCCCACCCGTGCCGGACGCCTGGCGAAGCTCGCCCTTGGCAGCACGCGCGTGACGCTGCGACGACCCAGATCGCAGCCGCGTGAGCTGCCGGCGACACTCTCGCTTCAGGTCGTGCGTGTCTGGGAGCTCGAGCCGCCGCCGGGCGAAGCGCCGGTCGAGTGGGTGCTGCTCACCAACGAGCCGGTCGAGTCCGGCGAGCAGCTGACGCAGCTGGTCGACTGGTACCGGGCGCGCTGGATGGTGGAGGAATTCTTCAAGGCCCTGAAGACCGGGTGCGCCTACGAGAAGCGCCAGATCGAGGACCTGCACGGCTTGCGCAACGTGCTGGCGCTCTTCGCGCCCATCGCCTGGCAGCTATTGCTGCTGCGCAGCGAGGCTCGGCGCGCTCCGGAGCAGCCCGCGACCGCCGTGCTCACGCCCACCCAGCTCGCGGTGCTGCGGGTCTTCGCGCGCAAGCCCCTGCCCGAGAACGCCACGGCCCGCGATGCCTTCCTGGCGATCGCCGCGCTCGGCGGACACCTCCGGCGAAACGGCGAGCCCGGCTGGCAGACCTTGGGCCGTGGCTACGAGCAGCTCCTCACCCTCGTTCAGGGCTGGAGCGCCGCGAGGGAGGTGGGGGAAATATGA